The nucleotide sequence TCATGTCAACTGAAATGGCAATAGTCCCGGGTTGCCTTGCTTCAGCAGTCAATCCCAAAAATAAGTCCACTAGAAACTAGAAAGCAGCAGCATTATTTCAGACTGGTATCCGTGTAAATAATACAAACAGATGCACCAATTTGCAGCACTTTTATCAGGGCCTATGGAAGAAATCTGCTTAGAGTTCTCTGCTTCAACTGCTTAGATCAAAATCTACTCCACACATTACAGCTGTAGGACCAATAATATGAAGTTTATGATAAACAAAACCCATGTTcagatattgaaaaaaaatagcataacaaGCTTCAACAATGACAATAATCATCTTGCTTCAATTACTGAAACATCCTCTACCATCTCTCAGGAGCAAACCAATAGTTATCTTCATACAACCAGAATTTAATAGGTGAGTAAACTCAACTAGTAATTCAGTTTTTATGGTTCCCAACTCATGTGTTCACTCCAAGCACAAAACCATTGCTATATGAAGGAAGATTGTTAGCCGGGCCATGATATCTCACTGGAGAGCGAAAAGGATTTGGTGTCACAGGATGAGTGATGTGCAGTCCAGCATTACGAAGAACCTGTTTAGCATTTGCACATGAAATTTCACACTGGTCTGTAAAGAAGGCTGGAATTCCCATGGATTTGATTAAATCAAGAGTTCCCATCCAACTGGCATAACACTCCAATCCACAGTTAAGTGCAACAACAACATGAGGAGGCGGCAGATAGGTCGCTTCCTCCTGGTAAAAACCCCTCACAAGATTCACCCTCACTCTGCTACTTATTCCCGAAGTCGTGCCCGACAAATTGGTTGGAACTTCAGGTCCCACCATCACTATCTGTATGTTGCCCAACCCATTGAGTAGATGACCAACCTCTGCAAAAGCTGTCATCCAATCCAACTCCCCTTCAGGTCCAAGGTAGTGAAGAATCACCTCTTTCCCTTTGAGTAAAAGGTTCTTTGAACTGGTACTGAGTGTGGTTAATATGTAATAAACTGTCAATGCATGTGAGAGAATGTCTGCAACAGGGCTTGACAATGACAGTGACCGGAGATTGTAGTACTCAGACCAACTGGAGAGAAGGATTGGACTTGACATCCCTTCTCTTAAAAAATGATTGTGAAAAGGTGAATCGCGAGGATATTCTTCATCATCCAGTCCACCCCATGAATCCCACAGCCCACCTTTAACAGGAAGGAGACCGAAAGGGCAGTGAGAATAGCAACTACACTTTCTCCTCCACATACCCTTTTGATGGATACCTAAGGATTCAAGCCATTTACATGGTAGATCTACAGCACATGGGAACATGAAGATTTTCATTGCCaactcttcttctctttccatCATAGCTTTGTAGAGACCACACAAGCTTTTATGTGTCTCCTTCCAGTGTTGCTTCTGGCAGACAGGACTGCAGTAAATAACTGCTCGACATCGCCCACAACATAGGGATTGTTCTCCATGAACTTCTTTATCACACATTGCACACTGCCTCAAACCCACGGTTGAGGCCACTTTTGTATCAACAAAAACATCCTCCTTAGGCGGTTCTGCATATTTGGTAGGTGTTGAGCTAGCCGTTGAGCTGGTCTTTTCCTCATATGCCTGACCGGGTGGATGTGAGACTGTCACTGCAACAAGATCATAACCCTTGGCCATTTCAGGAGGCCACTGCACATCAACTGTTTCAATGAATGGCTCAAAACACATCAGCCTTGACCACTTTGGACCAGCTTCTTTATCTTGCTGAAGCAAGGGGTGTAACAAAGAAATGGCTTTCATGAAGGCATACACAAACCTAAGCTCTTCAAGAGTCGGATTCCTAAACTGAAGCCCACCTGATGACATGCACCGGGCAACATCAATAGCAGGAAACCGATCAGTCCCTGACGCTTCCAATGACAAAGACCTAATCATTCTCTGGTTTGATGGAAAAATTATAGACTCCAATTCATATGTGACCCTTAAAACCTCAACATTTGGAACCCGAATTGTCTCTCTAGAGCTGGTCATCCTCCGAGCATTATTTTCTGATCTGAACATAATAAATCCAAGATCCCCACCATCCCCTCCAATGAATTGGACACAAGGGAACGGCTGTTTCTTGCTGGACCAATCTGAATCTTTCCCAACTCGGATTCCAAACAAATGCCCAGGCCGCAACCTCTTCCATGGATCAGTTCTATAAAGAGCCGCTGCAGCTCTAAATATCGACTTAATGAAAGCAGGAGCAATGCCTTCTACTTTCATAAGACATGTTCCAGATCCAGGACCCAGTCCAGGACCAGAACCAAACTGCTCTTGGAATCTCCCAAACAAATTCTTCAAATGCAAATCCATTTTGAACCCAGTGACAGATCTAACTAACTTCTTTGAAACCCTTAAACCCTAAACGCCAATCACCCAACACAAAGCAATACTTTTTCAATCAAGCATAAAATTCACAATTCACAGTGGGCGTGATCTCAAATGATGAAAAGCACCCTAAAGCTCTACTGGGTAGTGAAATTATCCAACTATAAGAAATGGGTTTTCTTCTATCATCAATCACAACCCCAAAATTCTTGAAATTGCAATTACATGAATCAAAAGTTTAGCCTATGAGTGCAATGAGAAAAGCATGTAGAACATATGTAAATTTCAAACCTTCGAGGAAAATATCAAAACTTTGTACCAGTAAGGAAAGTGGGGGATGAAGGAGACCCTGGAATTGATCGGATCTGGAGAATGTGTAGCATGAGAATTAGTATGTAAATGGGACGAATAGGGAAGTAAAAGCCCAGAGGCAGACTGGGAATGACTGAAAGTAGTTTAAATATCTGAccccaaaaatatatatatctaaataaataaaataaaataatggttaaaaaaaccgaaaaacaaaaaaaaaaaacaaaattacgGAGAAATAAGTTATTAagaatcttaaaaatattttttgtaattagcGAGATTAatgaaattcataaataaaatggataaaaaaaaaattattttcactatttCATAGAcacttctccattttcttctttattttttctatgaCTCAAttcatttttacaatttttttaattactataatcatctaaaaatcaattaatgttcGTGATATTCGACATCACACTCGGTAGGCTTATTTTAAGAGTTATCATTTGACTGATTCATCCTCAAACTTATCAATTCTTGGATCCGGCTTTAATCATCTCATCTGAAAATCAATTGACATCCAACGATGGTAGGTTAAactttttataacatttaaagtCACAACCTATTATTATAAGAACCATCATTTAGGTGACCCATCCCCGAGCTTAACAGTAATGACATTATTGCATCCTAACAAAATCCtccatcaatttctttttaaattatgtatttCAATTTTAGTTATTGTATGTTAATATCTTATAACTCTTTTTGGTTATGTACCATTCCTTaactatataaattaaaagttttcaaaataccAAACTCgcattaaaataaaagaaaatatattaggaAGCATATTACATATCtaactaaatattatttatcaatttcatGAGTCTCTTTTAGTGACCAAAATGTTTAATAAGATCGTTTGTAAAAGCATAGTGTAGGATCAATGATTGAATTTTACGACGTTGAGCAATAAACTCATGTAATAGTGTTGGCTCTAGTCTAACTATGTCGTAAGTTCACCATACTTACTTTGAATGGTCATTGTGTGACATATGCATACCAGAAAAGACACGTCATATCTATATGATGCATCTAATGAATTGGACTTTAACCATCTCATACGAACACCAATTGGTGTTTAATGATGGTAGACTGAgaggatgtttgtttttttgactttttgttgaaagcaatttattttcagaatttggatggtttgtttttctatttttcatgacttattataaatttttattgaataaaaaaaacaaatatatttaattttttctaaataggaaaaataacatagtgatttttctttactttttaatacttaatagaaataaaatactacaaaaacaaataacctaatatttaatactattaatcattaagattatatttagaattaagtaaaaaaataaacaccacctaagcCTTTTATAACATTAAATTGTGGCTTGAACTTATGAGCTTAGCTTTTATATTAATTCGTGGACTGAATTTTGACTATctcattgaaaattaattgatgttCAATGAAGGTAGACAAAACCTTTTATAACATTCAACTAACATTATTTGGGTGACTCATTATCCGGTTTAAATGACATTATTAAACAtcaatacaaaatatttaataaaatttcaaatcaattgaattaGGTGTATTTCAGCTAAAATTTCAAGaaggtaaatgaaattaattctaTTAATCTTCAAGTCTTCTTACCAAGATCcgtcttaatttttaattacattttgtcttattttttggAGATAGGtgaaatatttaagttttgttGCAAGTACGTTAAGGGATTGTTTTGAGCTTATGCACTTGGACAATAAAATTATTAGCATTTCTCAACTtctattttgttatcatcaaaatcggAATTACCTATTCATTATATGAACAAAATCTcgtaatgttaaatatttttattttaaatttttaataaaagatgatagtttattttaaattttaaaattttaaccaaaaaaaaatgtgtcCCATTTACAATTCAGTCTCATGTCATTGTCAGCTATTTATTGAGCGGTAAAAGTGgtgatataattattattatttttttaattaatttattttagaattttaatttttttttatatgtagcACGTGGAACCAACCTAATTTTGtcttgttttgaaaaaacaattaaggctttggagaaaaatttaaaatttttacaaaaattgatgaaattaaaaagaaaataaataaataaaaactttatatatttGTTGATCTAATTTTAATTAGGCAAAAtggattataaatttaaatCCTACCGTCTGATCAAAATCCATTCTCAAGTGCTGGGTCAACAATCAGATGGCTTCATTGTGGCGTTCATGATAGTAATATAATCAAGCGTCACAGACAATCTCCCAGATAAGCCCATTTTCCTGCGGCCACgtgtacaattttttttgggtataaCTCATCGGATCAGAATCCATTCATCTACTGTTACCCattctagggttagggttagggtctCCGTTCACTGGACTTCTTTCGACGCTTGTAAACATGATGCAACCATCCAACGGCGTCGTTCCACCTCAGATGCCACCTCCGACAATGGACCAACAGCAGCAGCCGTGGATGATGATGCAGCAGCCACCACCCCAGATGTGGGCCCAACAGCCGCCGCCCCCGCATCAGGTGGCGCCACCGCCGCAGCACCCACCCCAGCAGCCTCAGCCCCATCCCCATCCCCAACAGCAGATGCCGCAGTACCAGCCTGCGCAGCCCGCAAGCGCCGACGAGGTTCGTACGCTTTGGATCGGAGATTTGCAGTACTGGATGGATGAGAACTACATCAATGGGTGCTTCGCGCATACTGGGGAGGTAATATCTTTCGTTTCGTTGCgggtgttatatatatatatatatatatatatatatatataatgatttgtgcttgtgtgtttttttgtttgttatgaCGATGATGCTTTGAAAAGTCTGCTTTCTTTTAGgatcttttattttgatttctgtttttttctttcaatatatGTGTTTTGATATTGTGTTGGTTATGGAAGGTTGTGGTTTCGATACCTGTTTCTTTGCTTTGTATGTGATGGGAGAAACTGCAAGTGATTaatgaaaatggttttctcagaGTCAATTGCAtatctaaaaatgaaaacaaaaaacatatttaccttggattattttcaattgttaaatTACTTGAATTTTTTAGAATGCCAAGAACAcctaaacattttctaaaatgacCCCCTTGCAGGAAATGCCTTGGAAAGCAGATTTTGAATATGTGTTATCAAGTTCTTGGTGTCTTATTTGTAAACCGAAAATATTACTTATTTATACTACCAGTCTACCGTGTAGGCGTTTGCTTAGCATTATTTGAGTAGTGTGTTTTATTTCTGCTATATCTTCCTTTTGTTATAATAATCGTGATGATTTCTATTCTTAGATGTAGAAGTTGCTTGAAGAATTTAATTATAGCTTGGGTGGGGAATACCCATGTTGtatttttcagaattttcaGTAAGGGTAGAATGAATAGTACATACTGCACAAACACAATTTAGCAGTGTATATAAAATCTTTATGAATTCAATGTTTGTTGGGTTACCTTTGTTTAAAATGGGCTCTTTTTTTCCTCCTTCCATTTGGCATTAAAAGCGGATAGCTATTAGTGTGATTTCTTGCATATGTATGGTTTGAACTTATAGTAGGCTATGTGGGTGTGTCCCTAGCTATAATATGAACTAGTGATTTTGAGTGGAAATGGGGCTCTTACTATTACCGTTAGTAAATGTTGACTGATGTGGTGTTACTAATGTTTGTGtgtgaaaatatatttagttcTTTACCTTTTTTATGGGTCGGATTTGTGTCGTGGTTTCTTCTAATGAAGGTGTCTGCTCTTGCAGGTTACTTCTGTGAAACTTATTCGTAACAAGCAAACTAATCAATTAGAGGGTTATggttttattgaatttatttctCGTGCTGCTGCTGAAAGAATTTTGCAGACATATAATGGTAGCCTCATGCCAAATGTTGAGCAGAATTTTAGACTAAACTGGGCTTCTTTTGGAGTGGGTGAAAAACGTCCAGATAATACTCCTGATTTCACAATTTTTGTTGGAGACCTGGCTTCAGATGTTACAGATTACATGTTACAAGAGACATTCAGGGTTCACTATCCCTCAGTTAAGGGTGCTAAGGTTGTGACTGACAGGCTTACTAGCCGCACGAAGGGCTATGGGTTTGTTAGGTTTGGAGATGAAAGTGAACAATTGCGAGCCATGAACGAGATGAATGGAATGTTCTGTTCCACTAGACCCATGCGTATTGGACCAGCTACTACCAAGAAAACTGTTGGCAGTGAGCAATACCCAAAAGGTATGTTTCTCTTTTATGTGTTTTGCTAGCCTGCATTGGGTAGATTATACTATGTTGCATTTATAGGaatctattattatttgaattggATATTGATGGTCTAAGGTTTTGCTTTATGATCATGCACcttgatattttaatttgtcttttaGAAATGGCAAGGtggattatttaattttctaaaatattgttTCATGTGCAGCCTGCTAAATATTATGGTTAAGTGTGATTTCTTTCAGTTATGTGCTTGAAGATAAGCAGCAGTTTAAAAAGTCATTTCCTTCCAGTACTTACCTTTAAAAAATTTGGGTATGAGCAATGCTGTTTAAATATTCAAACATGCAAAAACTCATAGAACTCCTGTTCTCTCAAAGCAGGGTGTCAAGAGGCTCTATCGTTTAGGGGTCTGGAACTGATTTCAGCTGAAATGGTTACCCCTTTAGTTCGTGGCCTTGCTTAGGTCAGTTTTCCTGTTAATGTCATAATTTGtcctttattttagttttcctGTGGCATTTGTTATGCTACATTTCCGAATTGTTTTTCCAGTTCCTTTTATTGATTGAGCTGTCAGTCAAGTTACATTTGGTTATTTTTCCAGAATTTGTTGATAGAGCTGTCAGTCAAGTTATTTTCTTTACTGTTTCAGatgctctttttctttttctttttctttttgtccgTTAATCAGGCGGACAATCCACTGCTTTAGTTTCCTGTATACCAGTTCCTCATGCCATTTGCATTCTTggtatatttgatttttccctCTGTTGATCCCCCATGCTTAATGCTGATTTATTTTGCCAAATTTTATTTCCTGAAAGGGGCTCTCTCTGGAGTGCAGATGGCAATTTTTATGCAGTCACTTGAAACTGCATGTAGCAGGCATGGTGACTGGAAAATG is from Vitis riparia cultivar Riparia Gloire de Montpellier isolate 1030 chromosome 10, EGFV_Vit.rip_1.0, whole genome shotgun sequence and encodes:
- the LOC117924080 gene encoding zinc finger MYND domain-containing protein 15 gives rise to the protein MDLHLKNLFGRFQEQFGSGPGLGPGSGTCLMKVEGIAPAFIKSIFRAAAALYRTDPWKRLRPGHLFGIRVGKDSDWSSKKQPFPCVQFIGGDGGDLGFIMFRSENNARRMTSSRETIRVPNVEVLRVTYELESIIFPSNQRMIRSLSLEASGTDRFPAIDVARCMSSGGLQFRNPTLEELRFVYAFMKAISLLHPLLQQDKEAGPKWSRLMCFEPFIETVDVQWPPEMAKGYDLVAVTVSHPPGQAYEEKTSSTASSTPTKYAEPPKEDVFVDTKVASTVGLRQCAMCDKEVHGEQSLCCGRCRAVIYCSPVCQKQHWKETHKSLCGLYKAMMEREEELAMKIFMFPCAVDLPCKWLESLGIHQKGMWRRKCSCYSHCPFGLLPVKGGLWDSWGGLDDEEYPRDSPFHNHFLREGMSSPILLSSWSEYYNLRSLSLSSPVADILSHALTVYYILTTLSTSSKNLLLKGKEVILHYLGPEGELDWMTAFAEVGHLLNGLGNIQIVMVGPEVPTNLSGTTSGISSRVRVNLVRGFYQEEATYLPPPHVVVALNCGLECYASWMGTLDLIKSMGIPAFFTDQCEISCANAKQVLRNAGLHITHPVTPNPFRSPVRYHGPANNLPSYSNGFVLGVNT
- the LOC117923437 gene encoding polyadenylate-binding protein RBP45-like isoform X1 → MMQPSNGVVPPQMPPPTMDQQQQPWMMMQQPPPQMWAQQPPPPHQVAPPPQHPPQQPQPHPHPQQQMPQYQPAQPASADEVRTLWIGDLQYWMDENYINGCFAHTGEVTSVKLIRNKQTNQLEGYGFIEFISRAAAERILQTYNGSLMPNVEQNFRLNWASFGVGEKRPDNTPDFTIFVGDLASDVTDYMLQETFRVHYPSVKGAKVVTDRLTSRTKGYGFVRFGDESEQLRAMNEMNGMFCSTRPMRIGPATTKKTVGSEQYPKASYQNSQGTENESDPNNTTIFVGGLDSSVSDDHLRQVFSQYGELVHVKIPVGKRCGFVQFADRACAEEALRMLNGTPLGGQNIRLSWGRSPSNRQDPSVGAVQPQPDPNQYGGYYGYPHGYETYGYAPPAQDPNMYYGYSGYGNYQQPQQQQPQQ
- the LOC117923437 gene encoding polyadenylate-binding protein RBP45-like isoform X2 encodes the protein MMQPSNGVVPPQMPPPTMDQQQQPWMMMQQPPPQMWAQQPPPPHQVAPPPQHPPQQPQPHPHPQQQMPQYQPAQPASADEVRTLWIGDLQYWMDENYINGCFAHTGEVTSVKLIRNKQTNQLEGYGFIEFISRAAAERILQTYNGSLMPNVEQNFRLNWASFGVGEKRPDNTPDFTIFVGDLASDVTDYMLQETFRVHYPSVKGAKVVTDRLTSRTKGYGFVRFGDESEQLRAMNEMNGMFCSTRPMRIGPATTKKTVGSEQYPKASYQNSQGTENESDPNNTTIFVGGLDSSVSDDHLRQVFSQYGELVHVKIPVGKRCGFVQFADR